The following proteins come from a genomic window of Geomonas sp. RF6:
- a CDS encoding DUF1003 domain-containing protein: protein MAGVTRKGKKASTDGMGAVVDRNIAALITRRQSEDARKTVEDRIADGITRFTGSMLFVYLHLMIFGSWIAINLGWIPRIPRFDPSFVVLAMAASVEAIFLSTFVLISQNRMQSASDRRADLDLHVSLLAEHEVTRLISLVTEIAEKMGIEEAKNPELQELAKDVAPERVLDKMIKAEEDLSNGSCAVPVELARVAEPRK, encoded by the coding sequence ATGGCAGGAGTAACACGCAAGGGGAAGAAGGCAAGCACCGATGGCATGGGCGCTGTCGTCGACCGGAACATAGCAGCTCTCATTACGCGGCGGCAGTCAGAAGATGCGAGAAAGACCGTAGAAGATAGGATCGCCGACGGCATCACCAGGTTTACCGGGAGCATGCTCTTCGTCTACCTGCACCTGATGATCTTCGGCTCGTGGATCGCCATAAATCTTGGCTGGATCCCGAGGATACCGCGCTTCGATCCGAGCTTCGTCGTCCTCGCCATGGCCGCTTCCGTCGAGGCGATCTTTCTTTCCACCTTCGTGCTGATCAGCCAGAACCGGATGCAGTCGGCGAGCGACCGCAGAGCGGACCTGGACCTGCACGTAAGTCTTCTTGCGGAGCACGAGGTGACGAGGCTTATTTCGCTCGTAACGGAGATTGCCGAGAAGATGGGGATCGAAGAGGCGAAGAATCCGGAATTGCAGGAGCTTGCCAAAGACGTGGCACCTGAGCGTGTCCTCGACAAGATGATAAAGGCGGAGGAGGATCTCTCCAACGGCAGCTGCGCCGTCCCGGTTGAGCTAGCCCGCGTCGCCGAACCTCGCAAGTAG
- a CDS encoding MFS transporter: MPQESAPPDRSILRHPSFRLFWFARTFSIIAFQMQGVAVGWQIYALSGSAFYLGLVGLAQFLPMFLLTLPVGHVADRYDRRNVARTCMAAQGIALALLTVGSHSGWLGKEAILAIVFLLGAARAFEGPTMQALLPTLVEPELIPTAAAWSASAMQTAFILGPALGGLLYAVGPTTVYATSTALFLTASTLVSFIHSTHDASRREPLSLNSLFAGISFIRSRPDILGAISLDLFAVLLGGATALLPIFARDILKTGPWGLGLLRAAPALGALAMSVYLARHPLKNRVGRTMFISVIIFGIATIAFGLSHSFPLSIASLMVLGAADVISVVIRASLVQIETPDEMRGRVSAVNSLFIGTSNQLGEFESGVTAALFGTIPAVLLGGAGTVVVALLWMRLFPQLAHFDSLQRKS, from the coding sequence ATGCCTCAGGAATCAGCCCCGCCGGACCGCTCCATCCTTCGACACCCATCGTTCAGGCTCTTCTGGTTTGCCCGCACCTTCTCCATCATCGCATTCCAGATGCAGGGGGTTGCGGTGGGGTGGCAGATCTATGCACTCTCCGGCAGCGCCTTTTACCTGGGCCTCGTGGGACTCGCCCAGTTTCTCCCGATGTTTCTCCTCACCCTGCCGGTGGGGCATGTCGCGGATCGCTATGACCGGCGCAACGTCGCGCGAACGTGCATGGCCGCGCAGGGGATCGCCCTGGCGCTTCTGACCGTCGGTAGCCACTCCGGATGGCTCGGAAAAGAGGCGATTCTCGCCATCGTTTTCCTCCTCGGCGCTGCACGCGCCTTCGAGGGACCGACCATGCAGGCGCTCCTGCCGACTCTCGTGGAGCCGGAGCTCATTCCTACCGCTGCGGCCTGGTCCGCCTCTGCGATGCAGACCGCCTTCATCCTCGGCCCCGCGCTGGGGGGACTCCTGTACGCGGTGGGGCCGACCACCGTGTATGCCACCTCCACGGCCCTCTTCTTGACGGCCAGTACGCTGGTCTCCTTCATCCACAGCACCCATGACGCCTCGCGGCGCGAGCCGCTCAGCCTCAACTCCCTCTTTGCCGGCATCTCCTTTATCCGCAGCCGCCCCGACATACTAGGCGCCATCTCGCTCGACCTCTTTGCGGTACTCCTTGGGGGGGCCACCGCGCTTCTTCCGATCTTTGCACGGGACATCCTGAAGACGGGGCCGTGGGGACTGGGGCTACTGCGGGCCGCCCCTGCGCTCGGGGCACTCGCCATGTCGGTTTACCTTGCGCGCCACCCGCTCAAAAACCGTGTCGGCCGCACCATGTTCATCTCCGTCATCATCTTCGGAATAGCGACGATCGCCTTCGGCCTGTCGCACTCCTTCCCCCTTTCCATCGCAAGTCTCATGGTGCTCGGAGCCGCAGACGTCATAAGCGTCGTCATCCGCGCCTCTCTTGTGCAGATAGAAACGCCGGACGAGATGCGCGGCAGGGTGAGTGCCGTCAATTCCCTCTTTATAGGGACCTCGAATCAGCTCGGGGAGTTCGAATCGGGGGTCACCGCGGCGCTCTTCGGAACGATCCCCGCGGTGCTATTGGGAGGGGCCGGCACGGTAGTCGTGGCGCTTCTCTGGATGCGGCTCTTTCCGCAGCTGGCGCACTTCGATTCCCTTCAGCGGAAGAGCTGA
- the elbB gene encoding isoprenoid biosynthesis glyoxalase ElbB has translation MKKIGVVLSGCGVRDGSEIHEAVLTLLAITNNGGKAVFMAPDIELAEVNHQTMQETGSRRSVLVEAARIARGDISDIKAVHADDLDALVFPGGFGAAKNLCTFATEGAGGTVQPDVLRLVRDMAGAKKPICAICIAPALIALALGKELSPQLTIGNDAGTAKAIEATGSRHVECAATDCVIDREHSIVSTPAYMLAQNISEAAAGIEKAVKATMELIR, from the coding sequence ATGAAAAAAATCGGAGTTGTACTCTCAGGGTGCGGCGTGCGGGACGGGAGCGAGATTCACGAGGCGGTGCTCACCCTGCTGGCGATTACCAATAATGGCGGCAAGGCGGTATTCATGGCACCGGATATCGAGCTTGCCGAGGTGAACCACCAGACGATGCAGGAGACCGGCTCGCGCAGAAGCGTCCTCGTGGAGGCCGCCCGCATCGCGCGTGGCGACATCAGCGACATCAAAGCTGTGCACGCCGACGACCTCGACGCCCTCGTCTTCCCCGGCGGATTCGGGGCAGCGAAAAACCTCTGCACTTTCGCCACGGAGGGGGCCGGTGGCACCGTGCAGCCTGACGTATTGCGGCTGGTGCGCGATATGGCAGGGGCGAAGAAGCCGATCTGCGCCATCTGCATCGCACCGGCTCTCATCGCCCTCGCGCTCGGGAAGGAGCTTTCCCCGCAGCTTACCATCGGCAACGATGCCGGAACCGCCAAGGCCATCGAGGCGACAGGAAGCAGGCATGTCGAGTGCGCCGCAACGGACTGCGTCATCGACAGGGAACACAGTATCGTCTCCACCCCCGCCTACATGCTGGCCCAGAACATCTCGGAAGCAGCAGCAGGGATCGAGAAGGCCGTGAAAGCAACAATGGAGCTTATCCGGTAG
- a CDS encoding outer membrane beta-barrel protein — MRKLFTVLACTALTVLLAGNLWAQDLQGRVAVTGRIGAMIPADGTADVPAGKVIIDTDAGFVGGGGVLFGVNEEIAIEMDVTHASFGTSAWGDVDLTTLAFSAQYRLPERNQIVPYLGGGVDVLMPDISDGSADTVMGVHLAAGLDFFLNRQLAINVEVKGTEGFESDLRANDGRKIGNFDPTNLSTTVGARFFFN; from the coding sequence ATGCGAAAGCTTTTCACCGTGCTTGCGTGTACGGCACTGACAGTCCTTTTGGCGGGGAATCTCTGGGCGCAGGATCTGCAGGGGCGGGTGGCGGTCACGGGAAGGATCGGAGCAATGATTCCCGCGGATGGCACCGCAGATGTCCCGGCAGGAAAAGTGATTATCGACACAGACGCCGGGTTCGTCGGTGGTGGCGGCGTTCTTTTCGGCGTGAATGAAGAAATCGCCATCGAGATGGATGTCACCCATGCCAGCTTCGGCACCTCCGCCTGGGGCGATGTCGATCTCACCACTCTCGCCTTCAGCGCGCAATACCGCCTTCCGGAGCGAAACCAGATCGTGCCCTACCTCGGAGGGGGGGTCGATGTTCTCATGCCGGACATCTCAGACGGCTCCGCCGACACCGTCATGGGGGTACACCTCGCCGCGGGTCTCGACTTTTTCCTGAACCGTCAGCTCGCAATCAACGTAGAGGTGAAAGGTACCGAGGGGTTTGAGTCGGATCTAAGAGCGAACGACGGGAGGAAGATCGGAAACTTTGATCCCACGAACCTGTCCACGACCGTCGGCGCGAGGTTCTTCTTCAACTAG